A genomic segment from Diospyros lotus cultivar Yz01 chromosome 5, ASM1463336v1, whole genome shotgun sequence encodes:
- the LOC127802824 gene encoding expansin-like B1 produces MGFAAKSYCSLLCVLVLLSTICYFQDGYVSSRATYDGSPDCFQTPNGTCGYGEFGRTINNAKVAGVSRLYKNGSGCGACYRVKCKIPKLCSDNGVKVVVTDYGEGDKTDFILSTHAYARLAIPNAVLELFSYGVVDVEYQRIPCRYPGYNLMVKLHEHSKFPVYLAVVVLYQAGVYDITAVNVWQVDSQQWRCMRRAFGTVWDLFDPPLGPLTFRAQVSVKGGTKWVQMINVVPSKWKAGAVYDTTIQLS; encoded by the exons TTCTTTGCGTGCTGGTTCTTTTGAGCACAATATGTTACTTCCAGGATGGTTATGTTTCCTCTAGAGCAACCTATGACGGCAGCCCTGATTGCTTTCAAACTCCAA ATGGGACTTGCGGGTATGGTGAATTTGGACGAACAATCAATAATGCCAAGGTGGCAGGGGTTTCCAGGCTATACAAGAATGGATCTGGCTGTGGTGCATGCTATCGG GTTAAATGCAAAATACCCAAACTTTGCAGTGATAATGGAGTGAAAGTAGTGGTCACAGATTACGGCGAAGGAGATAAGACAGACTTCATCCTCAGCACTCATGCGTATGCAAGATTGGCTATTCCAAATGCAGTCTTGGAGTTGTTTTCATATGGTGTAGTTGATGTTGAATACCAAAGAATTCCTTGCCGGTACCCAGGTTACAACCTCATGGTCAAGCTTCACGAGCATAGCAAGTTCCCGGTGTACCTGGCTGTGGTTGTATTGTACCAAGCTGGCGTATATGACATCACTGCTGTGAATGTGTGGCAG gTGGATTCCCAACAATGGAGGTGCATGAGGAGGGCCTTCGGTACAGTATGGGACCTGTTCGACCCACCATTAGGTCCACTTACGTTCAGGGCCCAAGTGAGTGTCAAAGGAGGCACAAAATGGGTGCAGATGATTAATGTTGTTCCCAGTAAATGGAAGGCTGGGGCTGTGTATGACACAACCATTCAGCTGTCGTAA